Proteins from a single region of Dyadobacter fanqingshengii:
- a CDS encoding AraC family transcriptional regulator, with protein MLRVPSDISSQEFESLKIQDMTFVAYRNEVYPSKYDVFFEEHAVIVVLEGEKKFTSPTQEVHVEKGDILFVQRGFYLMSESINESYKSLVFFFDEKLLKEFVSLHPELFNPAKATPVLENPILLLKSDENFEKFIQSVFPYFKSRTELKNHFLRLKFQELLLHLLELDNSKQLRAILYSLYKGEKADLSFMMNTYYLKPLTLDELARLSGRSLSAFKRDFQDEFKTSPALWLKNKRLDYADFLLRNSTKNVSEISTEIGYESVSHFIKTYKEKHGRTPKKHG; from the coding sequence ATGCTCCGCGTTCCATCCGATATCAGCTCTCAGGAATTTGAGTCTTTGAAGATTCAGGATATGACTTTTGTTGCCTATCGCAATGAGGTTTATCCGTCCAAATATGATGTGTTTTTCGAAGAGCATGCGGTGATTGTGGTTTTGGAGGGGGAGAAGAAATTTACGAGTCCGACGCAGGAAGTGCATGTTGAGAAAGGCGACATTTTGTTTGTTCAGCGTGGTTTCTATTTAATGTCGGAGTCTATTAATGAATCTTACAAAAGTCTTGTTTTCTTTTTTGATGAAAAGCTTTTAAAGGAATTTGTTAGCCTGCACCCTGAACTTTTCAATCCCGCAAAAGCAACACCAGTTCTTGAAAATCCAATTTTGCTGTTGAAATCAGATGAGAATTTTGAAAAGTTTATTCAGTCGGTCTTTCCTTATTTTAAGTCTAGGACTGAATTAAAAAACCATTTTCTGCGCTTAAAATTTCAAGAATTACTGCTTCATTTGCTGGAATTGGACAATTCAAAACAACTCCGCGCCATTCTTTATAGTTTGTACAAAGGTGAAAAAGCCGATTTGTCGTTCATGATGAACACATATTATTTGAAACCTTTAACATTGGATGAATTAGCGCGCTTATCCGGAAGAAGCCTTTCCGCGTTTAAAAGAGATTTCCAGGACGAATTCAAAACATCACCTGCGCTTTGGCTCAAAAATAAAAGGCTTGATTATGCGGATTTTTTGTTGAGAAACAGCACCAAAAACGTCTCCGAAATCAGCACAGAGATTGGTTATGAAAGCGTTTCGCACTTTATAAAGACTTACAAGGAGAAACACGGAAGGACGCCGAAGAAGCATGGCTGA
- a CDS encoding nucleotidyltransferase family protein, producing MNTQTVLDRLNKSKGYFFTKYPLKSMALFGSYARNEATDKSDVDILVEFSAPIGFEFVDLAMELEDVLQTKVDLVSKRGLKAPLLPYIEKNLIYV from the coding sequence ATGAACACTCAAACTGTTTTAGATCGGCTTAATAAATCCAAAGGATATTTTTTTACAAAATATCCTTTAAAATCAATGGCTCTTTTTGGCTCCTATGCCCGAAACGAAGCAACCGACAAAAGCGATGTGGATATTCTTGTCGAGTTTTCTGCTCCTATTGGCTTTGAATTTGTTGACCTTGCGATGGAGCTGGAAGATGTGCTGCAAACCAAAGTAGATCTCGTAAGTAAAAGAGGCTTGAAAGCGCCATTACTGCCTTACATAGAGAAAAACTTGATCTATGTCTGA
- a CDS encoding HepT-like ribonuclease domain-containing protein → MSERAPSILFLDMLDSVETVLDYTSGMSFDNFMNDRKTRDAVIRNIQVLGEAANRVPKEVREQYPDIEWMRIIRSRHILVHDYAGIDFEIVWRIIEVHLPPLRDALLIMTDKS, encoded by the coding sequence ATGTCTGAGCGAGCGCCATCCATATTATTCTTGGATATGCTGGATTCTGTTGAGACAGTTTTGGATTACACGTCCGGAATGAGTTTTGATAATTTCATGAATGATAGGAAAACGCGGGATGCTGTAATTAGAAACATTCAGGTGCTTGGAGAGGCTGCGAACCGTGTTCCCAAGGAAGTTAGAGAACAATATCCCGACATTGAATGGATGCGCATTATCAGATCAAGACACATTCTTGTGCATGATTATGCCGGGATTGACTTTGAAATTGTTTGGCGAATCATTGAAGTGCATTTGCCACCGCTTCGGGATGCACTGTTAATAATGACAGATAAGAGCTAG
- the leuC gene encoding 3-isopropylmalate dehydratase large subunit, with translation MSNQANTLFDKVWDAHVVRKIADGPDVFFIDRHFIHEVTSPVAFLGLESRNIGVMYSERTFATADHNTPTINQHLPVADPLSANQLKALETNSLKYGISHWGLGHARNGIVHVVGPENGITLPGMTIVCGDSHTSTHGAFGAIAFGIGTSEVEMVLSSQCIMQPKPKKMRVNVVGELGKGVTPKDVTLYIISKLTTAGATGYFVEYAGEVFEKMSMEGRMTVCNMSIEMGARGGMIAPDETTFAYINGRDQAPKGEKWDNALAYWKTLKTDEGAVFDKEYTFDAADIEPMITYGTNPGMGQGISRNIPTSEQVEGGKSTYDKSLAYMGFHENESMLGKKIDYVFIGSCTNGRIEDFRAFASIVKGRKKADNVTAWVVPGSHIVEAQIKEEGILDILTEAGFELRQPGCSACLAMNDDKIPAGKYAVSTSNRNFEGRQGPGARTLLASPLVAAAAAVTGVVTDPRDLL, from the coding sequence ATGAGTAATCAAGCAAATACCCTTTTCGACAAGGTGTGGGACGCACATGTTGTTCGCAAAATTGCAGATGGTCCGGATGTGTTCTTCATCGACCGTCATTTCATCCACGAAGTAACCAGCCCGGTTGCGTTTCTCGGACTGGAAAGCAGAAATATCGGTGTAATGTATTCTGAAAGAACATTTGCCACAGCCGACCACAACACACCGACGATTAACCAACACCTCCCGGTAGCGGATCCACTTTCTGCAAATCAGCTGAAAGCATTGGAAACCAACTCATTAAAATACGGCATTTCACACTGGGGCCTTGGTCACGCCAGAAATGGAATTGTACACGTGGTGGGTCCGGAAAATGGAATTACACTTCCCGGCATGACGATCGTTTGCGGGGATTCTCATACATCCACGCACGGTGCTTTTGGCGCAATTGCCTTTGGTATAGGCACTTCTGAGGTTGAAATGGTGCTTTCTTCGCAATGCATTATGCAGCCGAAGCCTAAGAAAATGCGTGTGAATGTTGTTGGAGAGTTAGGCAAAGGAGTTACGCCAAAAGACGTTACATTATATATCATTTCAAAACTGACAACTGCCGGCGCAACGGGATATTTCGTTGAATACGCAGGTGAGGTTTTTGAAAAAATGAGCATGGAAGGCCGTATGACGGTTTGTAACATGAGCATTGAAATGGGCGCGCGCGGAGGAATGATCGCCCCGGACGAAACCACTTTTGCATACATTAATGGCCGCGACCAGGCGCCAAAAGGCGAAAAATGGGATAATGCTTTGGCATACTGGAAAACATTGAAGACAGACGAAGGGGCTGTTTTTGACAAAGAATACACATTCGATGCGGCTGACATTGAGCCGATGATCACTTACGGAACGAACCCGGGAATGGGTCAGGGAATTTCCAGGAATATCCCAACTTCGGAACAAGTTGAAGGTGGAAAGTCTACATACGATAAGTCATTGGCTTACATGGGCTTTCATGAAAACGAATCCATGTTAGGCAAAAAAATTGATTACGTTTTTATCGGAAGCTGCACAAATGGACGCATTGAAGATTTCCGTGCATTTGCTTCTATTGTAAAAGGTCGCAAGAAAGCGGATAATGTGACGGCTTGGGTTGTTCCTGGTTCGCACATTGTGGAGGCGCAGATTAAGGAAGAAGGAATTCTTGACATTCTTACGGAAGCTGGTTTTGAACTTCGTCAGCCAGGATGCTCAGCTTGTCTGGCAATGAATGATGACAAGATTCCGGCTGGAAAATATGCTGTCAGCACTTCAAACCGCAATTTCGAAGGTCGTCAGGGCCCGGGCGCAAGAACGCTTCTGGCTAGTCCGTTGGTGGCTGCCGCTGCTGCGGTAACCGGAGTAGTTACAGACCCTAGAGATCTTCTTTAA
- the leuD gene encoding 3-isopropylmalate dehydratase small subunit produces the protein MAYDKFTLLRSTAVPLPIENVDTDQIIPARFLKATKREGFGDNLFRDWRYNGDETPKADFVLNNPIYKGKILVGGHNFGSGSSREHAAWAIYDYGFRCVVSSFFADIFKGNSLNIGILPVQVSPEFLDKIFLAIEADPNAEFEVNLEEQKITIVSSGESETFDINGYKKHNMINGFDDIDYLQAMKGEIKEFEAERIY, from the coding sequence ATGGCATACGATAAATTCACATTATTAAGAAGTACGGCAGTTCCTTTGCCGATCGAAAACGTTGATACAGACCAGATTATCCCGGCGCGTTTTCTTAAAGCGACCAAACGCGAAGGATTTGGTGATAATCTTTTCCGCGACTGGCGCTACAATGGTGACGAGACGCCGAAGGCTGATTTCGTTTTGAATAATCCAATTTACAAAGGAAAAATCCTCGTAGGCGGTCACAATTTCGGAAGCGGATCGAGCCGTGAGCATGCTGCATGGGCGATCTATGATTACGGATTCCGTTGTGTTGTTTCCAGCTTTTTTGCAGATATCTTTAAAGGTAACTCATTGAATATCGGGATTTTACCAGTTCAGGTAAGCCCGGAATTTCTGGATAAAATTTTCCTTGCCATTGAGGCGGATCCTAATGCAGAGTTTGAGGTAAATCTGGAAGAACAGAAGATCACAATCGTTAGCTCTGGTGAATCAGAAACTTTCGACATCAATGGTTATAAAAAACATAACATGATCAATGGTTTTGATGATATCGATTATCTGCAAGCCATGAAAGGAGAGATTAAGGAGTTTGAAGCAGAAAGAATTTATTAA
- a CDS encoding alpha-isopropylmalate synthase regulatory domain-containing protein, giving the protein MNSRYIEIMDTTLRDGEQTSGVSFSASEKLTIAQILLQEVKVDRIEVASARVSEGEFQAVQKITEWAKANGFLDKIEVLTFVDGDSSINWMLESGARVMNLLTKGSLNHLKHQLKKSPQEHFEDIRKVIELAENSGIDCNVYLEDWSNGMRDSPEYVFQSLDFLVTQPVKRILLPDTLGILTPSESYKFVKSIVDRYPNSHFEFHAHNDYDLSIANVMEALRAGAHGLHLTVNGMGERTGNAPLASTIAVINDLMPEFKTSVNERSLYSVSKLVETFSGIRIPSNKPIVGESVFTQTAGIHADGDKKNNLYFSKLMPERFGRQRLYALGKTSGKANIENNLRDLGITLTDSDLKKVTQRIIELGDRKEAVTPEDLPYIISDILASNAIEEKVVIVNYVLTHSKNLKPSATLQIRFEDEIFEENAQGDGQYDAFMNALKKIYCRKGISLPMLTDYAVRIPPGGKTDALCETIITWAINGKDVKTRGLDSDQTVSAIMATQKMLNLIGIPSATELTPEIPLVVAV; this is encoded by the coding sequence ATGAACAGCCGCTATATTGAAATAATGGACACGACACTTCGCGATGGTGAGCAAACCAGCGGAGTGTCGTTTTCCGCATCAGAAAAGTTGACAATTGCTCAGATTCTCTTGCAGGAAGTGAAGGTTGACCGCATTGAAGTTGCTTCTGCCCGGGTTTCGGAAGGAGAATTTCAGGCCGTTCAAAAAATCACGGAATGGGCCAAAGCGAATGGATTTCTAGATAAAATTGAAGTCCTGACCTTTGTGGATGGTGATTCTTCCATTAACTGGATGTTAGAGTCCGGTGCGCGGGTGATGAATCTTTTGACCAAAGGGTCGCTGAATCATTTGAAACATCAGCTAAAAAAATCGCCTCAGGAGCACTTCGAAGACATTCGAAAGGTGATCGAGCTAGCCGAAAATAGCGGTATTGACTGCAATGTTTATCTTGAAGATTGGAGCAATGGTATGCGGGATTCGCCCGAATATGTTTTCCAGTCGCTTGATTTCCTGGTTACGCAGCCGGTTAAAAGGATTCTTTTGCCCGACACATTAGGCATATTAACGCCTTCTGAGTCTTACAAATTTGTAAAATCCATCGTCGACCGTTATCCCAACAGCCATTTCGAATTCCACGCGCATAATGACTATGACCTGAGCATTGCAAACGTCATGGAAGCATTGCGTGCAGGTGCGCACGGGTTGCATTTGACGGTGAATGGCATGGGTGAAAGAACGGGCAATGCGCCTCTGGCGAGCACGATTGCAGTAATTAATGATCTTATGCCGGAGTTTAAGACCTCTGTGAATGAGCGGTCATTGTATTCTGTAAGTAAGTTGGTCGAGACATTTTCGGGGATTCGAATTCCTTCTAATAAGCCGATTGTAGGGGAAAGCGTTTTCACGCAAACCGCTGGTATTCACGCAGATGGCGATAAAAAGAACAATCTCTATTTCAGTAAGTTAATGCCTGAGCGCTTTGGCCGTCAGCGGCTATATGCTTTGGGTAAAACTTCTGGAAAGGCCAACATTGAAAATAATCTGAGGGATCTGGGGATTACGCTTACAGATTCGGACCTCAAAAAGGTTACGCAACGAATTATTGAGCTCGGCGATCGCAAAGAAGCGGTAACGCCTGAGGATCTTCCGTATATTATTTCGGATATTCTGGCGAGTAATGCGATTGAGGAGAAAGTCGTGATCGTCAATTATGTGCTGACGCATTCGAAAAATTTGAAGCCTTCGGCCACATTACAGATCAGGTTCGAGGACGAGATTTTTGAGGAAAATGCACAGGGAGACGGTCAGTATGACGCATTTATGAATGCATTGAAAAAAATATATTGCCGGAAAGGAATCAGCTTGCCAATGCTAACGGATTATGCAGTTCGCATTCCGCCCGGCGGTAAAACGGATGCCCTTTGCGAAACCATCATTACTTGGGCCATCAACGGTAAGGATGTGAAAACGAGAGGTCTGGATTCCGATCAAACCGTTTCCGCAATCATGGCCACGCAAAAAATGCTGAACTTGATCGGCATTCCATCTGCAACAGAGCTAACGCCGGAAATTCCTTTGGTTGTGGCAGTTTAG
- the leuB gene encoding 3-isopropylmalate dehydrogenase codes for MKKNILIVPGDGIGQEVTEVGKNVLVKIAEKFGHEFIYDEALMGHVAIEATGNPLPDETLEKMRNSDAILFGAVGHPKYDNDPTAKVRPEQGLLKMRKELGLYANLRPIKLFDELLGASSIKPEILKGSDILFFRELTGDIYFGEKGRKNDNNTAYDIAEYSRYEVERIGRKAFEAARTRGKRLMSVDKANVLETSRLWREVIQALAPEYPDIEVEHQFVDSAAMLLIKDPRRFDVVVTANLFGDILTDEASQIAGSMGMLASASVGDSTGVYEPIHGSAHDITGKGIANPLASVLSAALLLDISFGLKEESDAIIAAVDKLLKDGFRTKDIADASTPAHLLLNTQSAGAELLKRI; via the coding sequence ATGAAGAAAAACATCCTAATCGTTCCGGGTGATGGAATCGGACAAGAAGTTACAGAAGTTGGAAAAAATGTTTTGGTAAAAATTGCCGAGAAATTCGGACATGAATTTATCTACGACGAAGCATTAATGGGCCACGTTGCAATTGAAGCAACCGGAAACCCACTTCCTGATGAAACGCTTGAAAAAATGCGCAATTCGGACGCGATCCTTTTCGGAGCAGTGGGCCATCCTAAATATGACAATGATCCAACTGCAAAAGTGCGTCCGGAGCAGGGCTTGCTGAAAATGCGTAAAGAGTTGGGTTTATATGCCAATTTACGCCCTATTAAGCTGTTTGACGAGCTTCTGGGTGCTTCTTCAATCAAACCTGAAATCCTGAAAGGTTCGGATATTCTCTTCTTCCGGGAGCTTACGGGGGATATTTATTTTGGTGAAAAAGGTCGTAAAAACGATAACAACACAGCTTACGACATTGCAGAATACAGCAGATATGAAGTAGAACGCATCGGCCGCAAAGCATTCGAAGCGGCTCGCACGCGCGGCAAAAGATTAATGTCAGTTGATAAGGCTAATGTCTTGGAAACAAGCCGTTTGTGGAGAGAAGTGATCCAGGCGCTTGCTCCTGAATATCCCGATATTGAAGTTGAACACCAGTTTGTGGATTCGGCTGCCATGTTATTAATCAAAGACCCGAGACGTTTTGACGTTGTGGTTACAGCGAATTTGTTCGGAGATATTCTGACGGATGAAGCTAGCCAGATTGCGGGTTCAATGGGCATGCTGGCGTCTGCTTCTGTGGGGGATAGCACGGGTGTTTACGAGCCCATTCACGGTTCCGCGCACGACATTACGGGTAAGGGCATTGCTAACCCTTTGGCTTCTGTTCTTTCCGCGGCATTGCTGCTGGACATTTCTTTTGGTTTGAAAGAAGAGTCAGATGCAATCATCGCAGCGGTGGACAAACTGCTTAAAGACGGTTTCAGGACAAAAGATATTGCAGATGCTTCCACACCAGCACATCTGCTTCTCAACACGCAATCGGCTGGTGCTGAGCTCTTGAAAAGAATCTGA
- a CDS encoding 2-isopropylmalate synthase, whose translation MSNRVQIFDTTLRDGEQVPGSQLTTEEKVVVAKQLEKLGVDIIEAGFPVSSPGDFNSVVEISKAVREPIICALSRAVPGDIDAAANALQYARRGRIHTGIGSSDIHIQHKFNTTREKILERAITATKYAKTKVEDVEFYCEDAGRADLVFLAQLVEAVIGAGATVVNIPDTTGYCLPEEYGSKIKYIFENVSNIHKAIISIHCHNDLGLATANSIAGISQGARQVEVTINGIGERAGNTSLEEVVMALTVHKELGLETGVNTQFIYPTSQLVSKMMRMPVQANKAIVGRNAFAHSSGIHQDGFLKHQLTYEIMNPQDVGVDKSDIVLTARSGRHALKHRLELLGFSFDKPALDELYTRFLEVADLKKEVNDADLVDLARTAIPVE comes from the coding sequence ATGAGTAATCGAGTCCAGATCTTCGACACAACTTTGCGAGACGGCGAGCAAGTTCCAGGCAGCCAATTAACGACAGAAGAAAAGGTTGTTGTAGCCAAGCAGCTCGAAAAACTCGGTGTAGACATTATTGAGGCGGGCTTCCCTGTTTCGAGTCCTGGCGACTTTAATTCTGTGGTTGAAATTTCGAAAGCAGTGCGTGAACCGATCATTTGTGCGCTCTCACGTGCTGTGCCCGGCGACATTGATGCGGCCGCTAATGCGTTGCAATATGCGCGCCGCGGACGGATCCATACAGGTATTGGTTCTTCGGATATTCATATTCAGCATAAATTCAACACGACGCGGGAGAAAATCCTTGAAAGAGCCATTACTGCAACGAAATACGCGAAAACCAAAGTTGAGGACGTTGAGTTTTACTGCGAAGACGCAGGACGTGCGGACCTGGTTTTCCTTGCACAATTAGTTGAAGCAGTAATTGGTGCGGGAGCGACCGTTGTGAACATTCCTGATACAACCGGTTATTGCCTTCCCGAAGAATATGGCTCGAAAATCAAATACATTTTCGAGAACGTTTCAAACATTCATAAAGCGATTATTTCAATTCATTGCCATAACGATCTTGGATTGGCAACAGCCAATTCCATTGCCGGCATAAGCCAGGGCGCACGACAGGTTGAGGTTACCATTAATGGAATTGGCGAGCGTGCCGGAAATACGTCCTTGGAGGAGGTTGTGATGGCATTAACTGTGCATAAGGAGCTTGGTTTGGAAACGGGTGTAAATACACAATTCATTTATCCGACGAGTCAGTTGGTGTCGAAAATGATGCGGATGCCGGTTCAGGCGAATAAGGCGATTGTGGGACGTAATGCGTTTGCACACTCGTCAGGAATTCATCAGGATGGTTTCTTAAAACACCAGTTAACTTACGAAATCATGAACCCGCAGGATGTGGGTGTTGATAAATCGGACATCGTGCTTACGGCCCGCAGCGGTAGACATGCTTTGAAGCATCGGTTAGAATTACTTGGATTCAGCTTCGACAAGCCAGCATTGGACGAATTGTACACAAGATTCCTTGAAGTGGCTGATTTGAAGAAGGAAGTGAACGACGCAGATCTTGTTGATTTGGCCCGGACAGCCATCCCAGTGGAATAA
- the purU gene encoding formyltetrahydrofolate deformylase, protein MDGPDHKGLIYQVTRILFAHNQNIIRNDEYVSPSKYFFMRTEFEGETDIDKLMEVLKSDLPAGLNLRINPKKKKDIVLMVTKEHHCLGELLIRYAFDELDATIHAVISNYNTLQPLVGKFGIPFHFISHENRSREEHEEAILRTLDIYRPEYLVLAKYMRVITPNFVDHFPDKIINIHHSFLPAFIGANPYRQAYERGVKIIGATAHFVNNDLDEGPIIAQDVKSVDHRQTASDMATLGRDTEKGVLSKALKLVFNDRVFIHGNRTIIL, encoded by the coding sequence ATGGACGGGCCTGATCACAAAGGCTTGATTTATCAGGTTACCCGCATACTTTTTGCTCATAATCAGAACATTATACGCAATGATGAATATGTAAGTCCATCCAAATATTTCTTTATGCGGACAGAGTTTGAGGGTGAGACGGATATTGACAAACTGATGGAAGTTTTAAAGTCGGACCTTCCGGCCGGGCTTAACCTGCGCATTAACCCTAAAAAGAAGAAGGATATAGTGCTTATGGTGACCAAGGAGCATCATTGCCTTGGTGAATTGCTGATCCGTTATGCTTTCGATGAACTGGATGCAACGATCCACGCAGTGATTAGCAATTACAACACGTTACAGCCGCTTGTGGGCAAATTTGGCATTCCGTTTCACTTTATTTCGCACGAGAACCGCTCGCGTGAGGAGCATGAGGAGGCGATTCTGAGAACCCTGGACATTTACAGGCCGGAATATCTTGTGCTGGCAAAATATATGCGCGTGATTACGCCCAATTTTGTGGATCACTTTCCGGATAAGATCATTAACATTCACCATTCCTTCCTTCCGGCGTTCATCGGCGCTAATCCTTACAGGCAAGCATACGAGCGCGGTGTCAAAATTATTGGCGCCACAGCGCATTTTGTAAACAACGATCTGGACGAAGGGCCCATCATTGCGCAGGATGTAAAATCTGTCGATCACAGGCAAACTGCGTCCGATATGGCTACATTGGGAAGGGATACGGAAAAGGGTGTTTTGTCGAAGGCTTTGAAGCTGGTTTTCAATGATCGCGTGTTTATTCACGGCAACCGAACCATTATCCTGTAA
- a CDS encoding GAF domain-containing protein — MAEELLVPTSTDRATVYNALFPQIEALVVTESDLIANLANVTAALKEAFGFFWVGFYIVKEGQLVLGPFQGPIACTRIAFDKGVCGASYSQQKTLIVPDVEEFPGHIACNSASKSEIVIPVFHRNGTVAMVLDVDSDQLNDFSEVDARELGKILRLIERKL; from the coding sequence ATGGCAGAAGAACTATTAGTCCCCACAAGCACGGACCGGGCAACGGTTTACAATGCATTATTTCCTCAAATTGAAGCATTGGTTGTAACAGAAAGCGACCTGATCGCAAATCTGGCAAATGTTACTGCGGCATTAAAAGAAGCATTCGGCTTTTTTTGGGTAGGTTTTTATATTGTAAAAGAAGGCCAATTGGTGCTGGGGCCCTTCCAGGGTCCTATTGCCTGCACGCGCATCGCATTTGACAAAGGCGTTTGCGGAGCCAGCTACTCTCAGCAAAAGACATTAATAGTGCCCGACGTTGAAGAATTTCCGGGCCACATTGCCTGCAATTCAGCTTCAAAATCCGAGATTGTAATTCCTGTATTTCATCGCAACGGAACCGTCGCAATGGTGCTGGATGTGGACAGCGACCAGCTGAACGATTTCAGCGAAGTTGATGCCAGAGAACTGGGAAAGATTCTCAGGTTAATAGAGAGAAAATTGTAA
- a CDS encoding muconolactone Delta-isomerase family protein, producing the protein MSQYMVEIQLPAVMSEDFTAKIPAQRKKINEMMEQGRLMSYALSDDYSKLWCVVRAESEFEVMSLVSEFPLIDYMDPKISKLMFNNVVALRLPMFSLN; encoded by the coding sequence ATGAGCCAATACATGGTTGAAATTCAACTTCCGGCTGTCATGTCGGAAGATTTTACAGCGAAAATACCTGCTCAGAGAAAGAAAATTAATGAAATGATGGAGCAAGGACGACTGATGTCCTATGCCCTGTCTGATGATTATTCCAAACTTTGGTGTGTGGTGAGGGCAGAGAGCGAGTTTGAAGTAATGTCGCTCGTTTCGGAGTTCCCGCTGATTGATTACATGGATCCAAAAATATCCAAACTCATGTTCAACAATGTGGTTGCGCTGAGGCTGCCTATGTTCTCGCTGAACTAG
- a CDS encoding RNA polymerase sigma factor, whose product MTFNEQELVQGCKQRNRTAQRQLYDVFGGKLFAICLRYTKNRTDAEDVLQDAFIKIYENIDSFRNDSPLEYWLRSVVVNTALNHLRQQKYLKDLDDIDLHHNGIADKEVTLGDFQLKQLLEVIQELPPGCQTIFNLYAIEGYQHNEIAQKLGISEGTSKSQYARARGLLQQKLNKEKRFNDGSVRDKQL is encoded by the coding sequence ATGACCTTTAACGAACAGGAATTAGTGCAAGGCTGCAAGCAGCGCAACCGGACTGCCCAAAGACAACTTTATGACGTCTTCGGGGGCAAGCTGTTTGCTATATGCCTGCGTTACACTAAAAACCGGACGGATGCAGAGGATGTTTTGCAAGATGCATTTATTAAAATTTATGAAAATATAGATTCATTCAGGAACGATAGCCCATTAGAGTACTGGCTCCGTTCTGTTGTAGTGAATACGGCTTTGAACCATCTGAGGCAGCAAAAATATTTGAAAGACCTGGATGACATTGATTTACACCATAATGGCATTGCTGATAAGGAAGTAACATTGGGGGATTTTCAGTTGAAACAACTTTTGGAAGTCATACAAGAGTTGCCGCCTGGATGCCAGACCATTTTTAACCTGTATGCCATTGAAGGTTATCAGCACAATGAAATAGCCCAAAAGCTGGGCATATCCGAAGGAACCTCAAAGTCGCAATATGCGCGGGCAAGAGGACTTCTTCAACAAAAATTGAACAAAGAAAAAAGATTTAATGATGGATCCGTCCGAGATAAACAACTTTGA